A stretch of the Zeugodacus cucurbitae isolate PBARC_wt_2022May chromosome 6, idZeuCucr1.2, whole genome shotgun sequence genome encodes the following:
- the LOC105211670 gene encoding dynein axonemal assembly factor 3 homolog: protein MFWGLSEALDLYQEYCKALKLQPNEYDTENQAESNEEEAESQTAGAETAEAADKETHSAKGDNGADGDATGASKQLNILLFGAGDPRHIIKTMAKMYQRKGSRVSFYVLDGCIEIVARNMLLLGIALEHPESFHLLRKVHLFMDVFGNALMRPSTHQYLIGKAKAMLKMITDDEELQRLAPLLNIEGLRYRERDGLENTFNFLLPREGYVFNVQEYWTERVRKLLTTRYDYRDGSFDWDLNMVLKDREAGQICSQEYRYWRETGIAFTYPEYEQCKPNKTLVAGLVRNGEKYVHRGYAGDIQTGPFCTFGLSTTDKQMMNSVHGDNDYRATDITERNLLEYFHELQTRTAYTHDRKISRKYGSVKLLMGERLTFDECDVDAMREYDKPWIQVAQCKVFFLSADDIFNLQNVSANENWRNFFDVVFVGHNFFPFLKSNFADVLRANALLILETKLLTVARKEVVHEFEEKLKSYAKLLNLKPVLNYSALNSKNSILKYKKIAEVEKTIK, encoded by the exons ATGTTTTGGGGACTCAGCGAAGCGCTTGATCTTTACCAAGAATATTGCAAAGCGTTAAAACTACAACCAAACGAGTATGATACCGAAAATCAGGCAGAATCCAATGAAGAAGAGGCGGAATCACAAACAGCTGGAGCTGAGACAGCAGAAGCTGCAGATAAGGAAACACACAGCGCAAAAGGAGATAATGGCGCTGATGGCGATGCAACAGGCGCGTCCAAACAACTCAATATACTGCTCTTTGGAGCTGGCGATCCGCGTCACATCATCAAAACAATGGCGAAAATGTACCAACGCAAAGGCAGTCGCGTCTCATTCTATGTGCTCGATGGTTGCATAGAGATTGTGGCGCGTAACATGTTGCTGCTCGGCATAGCGCTCGAGCATCCGGAATCATTTCACTTACTGCGTAAGGTGCACCTCTTCATGGACGTATTTGGCAATGCGCTGATGCGTCCCTCCACCCACCAATATTTGATTGGCAAAGCAAAAGCAATGCTGAAAATGATCACCGATGATGAGGAGTTGCAGCGGTTGGCGCCCTTACTGAACATTGAAGGACTGAGATATCGCGAGCGCGATGGTTTGGAGAACACATTCAACTTTCTGCTGCCACGCGAGGGTTACgtattcaacgtgcaggaatATTGGACCGAACGCGTGCGCAAATTGTTGACCACGCGCTATGATTATCGTGATGGCTCATTCGATTGGGATTTAAATATGGTCTTGAAGGACCGAGAGGCCGGGCAAATATGCTCGCag GAGTACCGTTATTGGCGTGAAACCGGCATCGCTTTCACTTACCCCGAATATGAGCAGTGCAAACCGAATAAAACGCTCGTCGCTGGGTTGGTGCGCAATGGTGAGAAGTATGTGCATCGTGGTTACGCCGGCGACATACAGACGGGTCCATTTTGTACATTTGGGCTCAGCACCACGGATAAGCAAATGATGAACTCTGTGCATGGCGACAATGACTATCGCGCTACGGACATAACCGAACGAAATCTGCTCGAGTACTTTCATGAATTGCAAACGCGCACCGCTTACACGCATGATCGTAAGATTTCGCGTAAATACGGTTCGGTCAAATTGCTAATGGGCGAACGGCTCACATTTGACGAATGCGATGTGGATGCAATGCGCGAATATGATAAACCCTGGATACAGGTGGCGCAATGTAAGGTATTTTTCCTCTCGGCCGACGATATTTTCAACCTACAAAATGTGAGCGCCAATGAAAACTGGCGCAACTTCTTCGATGTGGTTTTTGTGGGACACAATTTCTTTCCATTTTTGAAGAGCAATTTCGCAGATGTGCTGCGTGCTAATGCGTTGCTCATTTTGGAGACTAAACTCTTGACGGTGGCGCGTAAGGAGGTGGTACATGAATTCGAAGAGAAATTGAAGTCGTATGCGAAGTTGTTAAATTTAAAGCCGGTGCTCAATTATAGTGCCTTGAATTCGAAAAatagtattttgaaatataagaaGATTGCTGAAGTGGAGAAGACGattaagtaa